GAATAACCCGGATAAACAGCAATGAATTCTCGATACTCTATGGTAATGAAAATACACAGGAGGAAAAGGATTTTCGTATACATTATAACCTGAAGAATGATGCCTATGCATTAAATCAACTGACCTATGTACCTGATATGAATGATCCCATGTTTTTTGATAAGTCCGGTGACGACCCCTATTTCCTTCTGTGGGCCACGCCGCCGGATGAGATCACCCGGGCAGAAATTGTCAAAAAGAATATCGCTTTTATGGCTGATGTCCCTCTTTACATTTGGAATCGGCAACGATCTGGATGAGGCTTTTCTGAAGCGGCTCGCCTGGGAAAACAACGGCTTATATCGGAACATTAACTCTGATGATTCCATCGCAAGCATCATGGACCGGTTCATGACAAAGATTTCCTATCCCCTGATTGCCGGCATTCAAATTCATTACGAGGAGTTGGAGCCTTACGATCTTTTCCCACGGATTTTGCCCAATTTATATGCGGGCGCGCAACTGAGTGTTCTGGGGCGCTATCGCAGTACCGGCGGCCATACTGTTACTTTCACCGGTCTCCAGGTGACCAATGAAATTGTACTAACCGAAACGCTCGATTTTGGCAGGGGATCAAACAATCACCCCTTTGTGCCTCGCATGTGGGCATCGATGAAAATCGATCATCTGCTGGAAGAAATTGAGATGTACGGAGAACAGGATGAACTCGTGCGGAATGTGACCATGCTGGGCAAGAAATATAATATTGTCACCCCCTATACATCGATGCTTGTTGTCGATCCCGGTACGCCGGTGGTTGAGGATAAAACGGCTGTATTGCCCGAAGAGACAGCTCTTCGCATAACGCCGAATTCTTTTACGGATGCAACAACAATCGAGTTTGCGATTCCGCGGCTGGATTCTCCCAGATCGGCAGTGCTGAAAATTTTCGATGCCCGAGGTAAGCTCGTAAAGACACTGCTCAACGAAATAACCATGGGGGGAGTTTCTCGGTCTCATGGAACGGCACCGACAGGCATAACCGGATGCTTGGATCGGGATTTTATTTCGCTGTTCTCAATGTTGGTGCTGTCAAAAATATGGCGCGAATCAGGCTGGTGCAGTAGTGGTTGCGGTTGTCCCTGGTGTTCGGGACTGAGCCCTTTTTGAAGAAGCTGAGAGCGCGGGATTATCATAAGCAGCAGTTCATCGTCTGTTCCGCTCTATCCTGCGTTCTCTGCTTTAAAAAGAGGCTGGTTTAATTTATACAGAAGAGAAGCGATGCAATTACTGCTGGAAGGAACATCTGAAGGGATGCGAAAACTATTAGGCTTTTCATGATTATAACGTTGTTTCCCGGTTGGGCTGCATGGTCGCTTTTTGTGAAGTTTCATCGACAATAGTGTCGGTGCGCCGGATTATGCGGTACCGTATTGGCCATTCGGATATCATCTCATTGGGTACCCAATGGTTTATTTCGCACTGAAGAGCTCTTTTCGCCCTTTGCAAGTTAATGTATTTTCTGACTCCAAGATCACCCCATGGATCATCATAAATTTTCTGCTGGATGACATAATAAATGGATTCAATCGTATTGTCGATATTTTTCTGCATGTGCTGAACGTATCCCCTTGATATTGGCGTCTCATTTCAAAGAAATGATCACCCGGAAGCGCAATGAAGTGAAGGCCCCTATACCTTCCTTATATAAATTAATTAATCGGATGTTTTAAAGCAAACAAAATATTCACATTTTAAAACAAAAAATTAATTGTAATTCCATAATTTACTTAAATTCAAGATATTATAAGTTCAGCCCGGTGGAGGATAAATTTAAAAAATTAATAATCTGCATAAAAATTTTATACAGTAAGATGAAAGAAAGGGCCTGGCAATTTGGTCTTTTCGGGCACATAATTTATTTATATAGGTGCGACCATAGGATTACTGATCCCGACTCGCCAATCAGTGTACAGGCACTCATTAAATAATGTCACTACCGAGCAAAACAAGACGCAGGCTTCCCCGGTTATACCGGTACATTGATTACCGGCAGTATCTCAGTGATCTTTTTGATGTGCTGCAAAGAGAGGACCCACGGTTTTCCTATCGGAATTTTGCCGGGCTGGCAGGATCTACCTCACCCAATTTTCTTCAATTGATCAAAAGCCGCAAGCTTAATATCAGTTCAAAGGCGATGGAATTTCTGGCACAAGAATTAGGCCTTACAGAAAGGGAGTTCGATTATTTTCAAACAATCGTTGCCTTTGATCATGCCAAAACCGCTGATGAGAAGGATGCTTTTTTTCAGAAAATTCTTCGGACCCGGCGATACGAACCGATGAAACAGCTACGGAAAAAGCAGTATGATTATTTTTCACACTGGTACCTTCCGGTCATAAAGGAGCTTGTTGTATCTTCCGATTATCCTGGAGATCCATCATGGATTGGCAGGCGAATTGTGCCGGCGGTCAGTGAAAGCAGGGTTGTCAAAGGTATTACGCTGCTGGAATCACTGGGCATTATCGAAAAGGACCATTCCGGCACAAAATGGGTTGCGGTCGATTCCGTTGTCAGAACATCTTCAGAGGTGATCTCGCTGGCAATTACCAGGTATCATAAATCGGTCATTGCCCTTGGAAGAGACGCTATTGAGCGGTTTAGCGCCGGAGAACGGGATATTCGCTCAGCGACCCTCGGACTCACCGCTGAAGGGTATCGGGAAGTCAAAAAACGGATGGAATCATTCTGGGAAGAACTGCTTGCCTTTGCCGATACACAGGAAAAAACAGAGCGGGTCTATCAGGTAAATATGCAAACGTTCCCCGTATCAAAAAGCCGGAGCAAGAGGAAAGGGAAAGCATGAAATTGCGCTGTCTGATTATTGCTGCATTACTTGCACTTGCCGGCTGCTCCAGCAGTGGACCGGATTCTGTTGCCGGTGGGTCGGGAGCCGGAAATCCCGGCGGAGTGGTGGCATTTTCCATGAGAATCGACTCATCACAGGCTGTCTTCGCCGACAGGGATGAGCTTCCAGTACATCCACTTTCACCCGACAACCGTTCTTCTTTACCGATCATTATCGAGAATGACGACGGACTGAAGTTTATAACCGATCAGGTCTATGTTTTAGTTGATAACATCAGGTTCGTTCTCGGTAATTCCGATCAGGCCTTGTCAATCGACATGGATAACTATGCTCCTCTGTATTTCGATGATGAGTCTTTTTGTCTGGATGGCCCTTTTGTCTGTAATGTTCTTTCCGGAACCGTGGAACCGTCCCTGGAAGAAATAAGAGTTCCTGATCTCCGATACAAGGGCGTAAAAATATCCCTGAAAAAGGATGCCTGTACTGGTGAGTGTGGCCTGCTCAAACCATCAACAATAGAGCTTCGAGGTACATTCCGGTATGAGGGGGAGATGCACGATTTTATTATCAGCGCGGCAACAAATATAACCCGGTTCTACAAGCAGGAGAGCAGTTCCTTTTCTGTTGACGCCGGCACAGTAACCCGTCTGCTGATAGATCTCGATCCCCGAACCTGGCTTGAGGGCGTTACAATAGAATCGTGCCTTGCAAGCGGCCGGCTGCAGTTTGATATCAGTGGAGCGCTTGTGCTCGATAATAAAACCGGACAGGAAAACTGCAGCAACATAGCCGCCGATATCCATACCAATATCGTACAGTCGGGAAAATTGAAGGTAGCAAAAGATAAGCGGAAGAACTAAATTCCCAGATTATTTAATGTATAAACTATTCTTCGGGCAACCTCAGTCAACGTGGGATGAGAGACTTCAAAGTAATCGATTGAGTCGGAGAGCTCATCACGGAGAGAATGGTGTTCCTTTGACGGTCTGGTGTGATCTTTTTCGATGACATTGTTGATTCTATTGGTTAGATCAGATATTTTCTGCTGGGTTTCCGCATTCTCGGTTTCTACTTTCGAGAGTTCGTCGTTAAGGTCTTTCAGTGATCGATCGAGTTCTTCGTTGTTACCCATAGTATCCTCCGGATTTTCATTTCAAGGTTACATTATAAAAATAATTTATACCAATACTTACGGCGATGTATGAAAGGCATTAATGCCTGAAATGCATACCACGATTTTCAGAACGATGATTGTAACGACTCTCTACCGGATCCGTCTCAAAGGGTTGATCATTACCGGCATTTTTACTTTTTATTATTTTATTATTAATTCCTCAGCGTTAGTGGGCTTTAAAACAGGACTTCTCAATGCAGAGACTTCATTATCCATTCCAGGGATCTTTCTTACGATATTTTCTCAGAGCATGGGTGTTCTTTTTTCTTCTTGGTATGACGGCGGGGGCAAAGGAAGATTCATCCACTGCAGATCCACAACAATTGCTCGAGGCAGTGGAAACCTATGTGGACCGGGCCTATTCCAATCTGGGAAAAAATCATATCGGT
The genomic region above belongs to Chitinivibrionales bacterium and contains:
- a CDS encoding DUF4404 family protein, with the protein product MGNNEELDRSLKDLNDELSKVETENAETQQKISDLTNRINNVIEKDHTRPSKEHHSLRDELSDSIDYFEVSHPTLTEVARRIVYTLNNLGI
- a CDS encoding TIGR02147 family protein; its protein translation is MSLPSKTRRRLPRLYRYIDYRQYLSDLFDVLQREDPRFSYRNFAGLAGSTSPNFLQLIKSRKLNISSKAMEFLAQELGLTEREFDYFQTIVAFDHAKTADEKDAFFQKILRTRRYEPMKQLRKKQYDYFSHWYLPVIKELVVSSDYPGDPSWIGRRIVPAVSESRVVKGITLLESLGIIEKDHSGTKWVAVDSVVRTSSEVISLAITRYHKSVIALGRDAIERFSAGERDIRSATLGLTAEGYREVKKRMESFWEELLAFADTQEKTERVYQVNMQTFPVSKSRSKRKGKA